The Micropterus dolomieu isolate WLL.071019.BEF.003 ecotype Adirondacks linkage group LG11, ASM2129224v1, whole genome shotgun sequence genomic interval cttccaatcaaagttaggatgttaacaactcagacaatgcaaaagcaatttattgatattcccaaagttatggtcttgacttgTCTTAAAATGAAATCTCGAGTcctccgagaccgagacaagaccgagtacaaatgcggtcgagtccgagacgagaccaggaccggtctcgagtactactactgtgtgtgcgtgtgtgtgcgcacgtgcGTGTTTGAACCCTTGTCTGGATGCTATGGCCTTTGTGTCTATGTTTGGATTATAGTTGGTAAAATATCAGACATGTTTCCATTCTGTCCAAAATAATGTCATTTTAGCACGTGCACTTAGAGAAGAGTGAATAATTAGATTAGAGTTAATTACATATAGCCTGATTAGGATGTTTCCCCCCCATATTCTTGATATGCTGAGTCATACTTATGAAATACAGAATTCAAACGGCCTGCTATAATTGCAATGTACTTCTACTACTTATTCTGTATTACACCAATGCCACTTTCTATTCAGTCatactaaaaacacaaaacacaggttTAGGTTTCAATTAATGGTTggccatttatttattctttacaGATTAATAAAAAGCCATGTGGTCACTTTCACATAATTTGCTTGGTCTTTAAATAATCAACTTACCTCACAGCTGCAGACATGATGGCCCATTAAAAACATTCAGCCTTTAATTTATTACAGATTTATAAAGCATTCATTAATGATTTAATAACCATTGATAAAGCTGCTAGTTGTATAACTATTATATTACTACTATTTACtattatattatcatattaCCTACTTACTTTAAGAAAGAGGTAACATTGGGGTATTGTCCTTACATTTGGTGGTAATACTTTTTAACTTCCCtgtttagcatttataagcactGCATGAACATCAAATATATGGTTTATTCACATTATAGTATGTGATGTGTGTAATAGTAACATGCATATTCACAATTAAAGATCTGATTTGGTAAATATTCTGTTTTTCATTACAGGAATAACTCTTTGTGCAAACAGCTAGGTTTGCACAAAGCACAAAGAGGCACATGCAGTAAAGACACACTATTAACTCATTGAAGTTGGTGCCTTTTCACAAATCCATTTGTGTTTGACTTCACATGAATTATCGTTCCAAGCCTTGAAGAAGTTTTCTTTGGGATACACCGTTGCACAGTCCTCAGAGTTCACATCATTTGGTTCTCCATCTTTCCAGTACCTGGATCAAATGATAGGTTTCTTTACAGAGACACAGTActtgctttctctctgtccacattatctttttttttttcgatAGTCAGGCTAAAAATTAAATACTCTCTTAATCATCAGGAAATGCATGAGTGTGTAAGCAAGACTGATGCATGCATTTTCCTAACTTCCATGTTGACAAATGCATCTGTCAATTACACATTTGAATGcaaaacaatatgaaaacaCTTGCTTGTGATTGGTAATCCATTATAGTGTACAGCAGGTCTTCTTTTATGTTTGTTAAACTTACATTATTGCATCGCAATGCAGTTGAGCGCACAGGCTGTTAAGCAAActctttgttgatgcttgtggTCAGGGACAATGCATGCAAATACCCTCTTACTTGTGATATGAGCATCTGATTGTACAGTGCGGTATCATCATTTGTAGGAGTTTGCTTGTTATAGTCTGACGGTATGCACTAGCAACtgacccagcagcaggacactATGCTGATCATTTCCCACAAATACAACAACATGTAACATATTTAACTCTTACCCTTCAACCAGTCTTGTTCCATCCAACCATCTCCAAGTCCCTTCCTCGTGAACGTCTCTCAGTCCAATCCAGAAGCCCATATGTTTTGAGGGGTCTTCATTGTGTCTCAAGTGATTTACAGTTGAGTTCTAACAAATAAGAACTATaaaaagaattaaaagaaaaaacttgtTGTAAAGAAATATGAACTGAATGTTGATAATTTACCTCTTTGTCTTTGGTGTCTATGACTGCAAGGTCACCTCCATGCATCTGGCAGAAATCTCTGGCTTTTTGCCATGTTTTGAGTCCAGTATAGTCAGAGAAAGAGAAGTAGTAACACAACGAGTTCATCAAAATCCATCCTGGTGGACAGTGTCTGCAGCCATCATCTGTTGCCAAAGAAAATAACAGTGAATAACACGatcatataaaacaataaaaacacattattatgcttttaacaaatatatatatatatacaataataGTAAAACAGGTCTCACTAATCATTGGTATGTGGGATCTCAGTGATGCAATGTCCTCAGTCATTTTAACAATCTGCACTTGGTAGTCTTGGCTTCTTTTTGTCTGGTGTTCAAGCTCCCAGTTGGTTGGTTTCTGACGACTCATCTCACTGTCCAGCTGCTTCTTGTAACCCGTCATGTTTTTGATTGCGGCTTTGTAATTATCCTGGAGTTTGATCATCTCATTGCTGATGCGTTCTGTATCATCAAGTTTGAGGTGGGTATCTTTGAGATTGTTGTCTGTAGGTGTAGGAGACAAACAGAGTTACTGTAGCAAAGTATTCTCTGTCTTTATcgctccctttctctctcatttcactgacatgtttattttatttatgtatattatatcCAACCCACAGTGTCAAGCTCCCATATGTGAATAAACAAAACCATAAGActattattatgttatattattattatgggtTGGCatggtggttagcactgttgcctcacagcaagaaagttgtgggttcaaatccTGGTAAAATTTACTACTTTAATTATAGTTAACTGCATATCTTGGGGTTTAGATCTGCtagttgaacaaaacaagacatttgatgaCATCACCTTGGTCTCTAGGAATTGTCACACTTGTCTGATGTTAAACACGTGACTAATCGATGaatttaataatgaaataaaatccatAGCTCTATAATTCCAATGAACACTGTACACAGTTTCATTGACTTACAGTGGACCCCCAGGCTGATATCAACTATTAGTAAAACTGCAGCAAGTAGCGCCAGGCTCACCGCAGCCAGTCTGGTAGGTCTCCAAGATGTCATACTGGGCGTAGACACTAGATAGAGATAATGAATCAATAGAAAACTGGAAACTGTTTCaaataaagttttaagttaCAATAGTTGAGCTTTACATAGCCTATgcattattataacattataattTTTTCAAATCATTCACTCAGTACTAACTCATACCAGGcatttttcatgtctttttttatcatttgtcatcatatttcaaaatattttatcagCACTATTTTAGAGCCTGATGCCACTTTTAAAGAATCAAAGTGAATCAGAAAACTGTTTCTGTAAGCGTATTGtgttaacaataacttttatcaTACTATACCTTGTTGCCTGTCTTGGTTAAAGTTGGTGTAAGGGTGCTCCTCAGTTGTCATGTCCTCCTGGCAAATCAGTGTGTTAAATCCGCTATCACAATTACCACCTGAGATTACTCTCCTCTCCATTCTGACTGCTTAGCTGAGATCAGTCATATGAGACTGTGTTGATGCTTGAAGCTACCATTGCTGAGCTCATCAACAATTCATGATACGCCAATTCCAGTTAAATCTGTGCCTTagaaaagagaagtgaaattctTATTAGTAGTTGATGTAACATTTACTTTCTTCACATGTACAGGATATGATTATACTTAGAAATTTAAGAAATACCCAAGTTTACCATAGTTCAGAGTTAGTTCCGAATAAATGAGTATCACTATGGCTCTCTAGTTAACAACCTTGTCTTTGCTGATGTTTTTGAGACAGGTCAATGTTTATGGCTTTGTTTACCAAATCCCCCAAAAGCCCCACATTCTTGAAATCACGTTGTTAAAGTTTATGTAGTCTTTCTAGTACCATTGATCTTTCTTTAGTATCCTTTTCGAGACAATTCAGGCAGTGTATTGCGTATGTCTTGTTGTTCAACAGAACAAGATCTtcgtctccctctctttctgagGACTGTTATGATGTCTGAGGgagtgatttctttttttactttgatttgGTTCACATAGTTTACTTCAGTTTTGAGATTAACAGAAGGCTCCACACCTGGTGTCTCACTATTATGGCTGATTCCGATGGCATAGACATGactctgtcttttttctttcctcgCATAGCTTATTTATGGTTGAATGTAACAAGAAAAATAAGTATCATCTCCTGCAGAATTACAGCTTGCAGTGTGGATGgctttaattgttttatttaattgtcaATAATAACATATTGAGCTGTACTTTATGTTGCATATTAGTAGCCTGCTTGGTAATGACTGCTGAAATACAATAATTTAAGGTGAAAAATTCCCCGGAACAGTGTGTGGAAGTGTGTTTTCTGCTTGAGCAGTACTTCCTGAGTGTATGCAGTTTTTATCTTGACGGCATTTCACGTATCCAGTGGCAACTTCATTTGTACCAGATCTTAAATGGATTAGAGGAGGTGTAAACTGCAACCCCACAATTCTCTCCCTGGGGTCTTTAGTTACTGTATTTGGTTCTCCATCAATTCAGTATCTGAGAAAAATCTAGATCATTCAAAGAAATACTGTTGGTCCCTTTTGTTCAGTTATGACATGACACCAGTCATCAAGTGAAAACAATCAATAATATTTCAAAATGAATACAACATTAAAAGTACAATTCTGCAGGACTCGCCTATGTTCTACCTCAACTCCACTGTCAGTCCACCAATTCCAACCTCGCAGAGCCGTGGTTGCTACAGAGATAGTTCAGCTCACTGCTTTGTTGCAGCTCCCTTGGACACACTGAAacctgatgatggtgatgatggaaGTGTGAACCTTAAAAGAACGGCTTTAACATAGATGATTGTCAATAATATCATAGTGAGGTGTAGTTTATTCTGCAAAACCCTGCATATGTGAACTTTAGAACTTTAGGTGTTAGAATACATATATATAGTTAGAGTAATTTAAGGTGAAAAACTGCCCAGAAACATGAAACCAATCttcaatgtgttttattttattttttgcaaacATAAGAGTTGCAAACATATTCTTGTGTTTTCTGCTTGCACTACTCCCTGATTCTAGCTTGATGTCATTTCACATATCCAGTGCCTTTCTCTCTGGTGACAATTGGCATCAAAACGGGTCTTCCAGGGATTATCAGAGCTATAAACTGCAATCCCACAGTCTTCTCCCAGGTGTCCAACGTTGTTTGGTTCTCCATCCATCCAGTACCTTTGGAAAATCACAACATTCAAAAAAGCAACCAATAATAACCCATTGTTATAACAGCATTAAGAATATAATACTGCTGCTCTTACCTTTGTTCCACCTCTGTGACATTATTAATCCAGACCCATGtcccttctgtctctgtgtcagtAAGACCAATCCAGAATCCGCTTTGCCAGACGTCGCGGCCACTTCTCATATTTTCAATGCTGTCACTCACAAATGTCTGTGTAAGCACACAACGACATTTTCATAGGGCTCAAATGTAAAAttcaaatgtataaatatttatatttaaacattagtATTGACATATTCTTAACagtattttttcatttgttttcaacCCACCTGTTCCTCCTGGTTATCGATCACAATCAGGTCGGCTCCACGACTAATACAGTCTGCTCTGCTATTTGGCCAGTTCTTTTTGACAGTAGAGGACTCAGTGTAAGAAAAGAAATAGCAGGATGAGTTAAGAAGAATCCACGTGGAGAGACATCTGCCACAAGTTCCCTCtaggagaaataaaaaatatatcaatGACAGATTCTTTTCACTTTAGATGTTTTTCAGTACTTTCTCTAAACTATAATACAACTCTGTCTCACCCAGTGCCGATATATTGGACTGCAGAATTGTCTTCTCTGTTTGCAGCGCCTCAATCTTTCTGTGATATTCATCATTAATGGTCTTGTGCTGCTCTATTTTCACCTTTAACTCTGCATGGTTTTGAATCGCTCTTTCTAACGCATTCTTGGCCTCCTCTTCGGCTTTGATCACATCGCTGTGGTTACTACGGAGATAGTTTAGCTCATTGATGAGCTTTGTTGCAGCTGAGTGGGTAACCTGGAGGGAACCCTCTTTGACTTTGGCACCTGTTGATGTGAAAATACACTGTCACAATGAGAATGAGAACTGTGTCAAAACTGTGTAGTCAAAGACATATTTTTACTATATTGGACAATAAAATTGTGTATTGAAATTCATAGTTTTAcgaaatagaaatagaaataaaaagtgtgttgTGGCTTTGTACTGTTATGTTAAGAATTATGTaagaaaagtacattttcatcGAAAATTGTCTATTCAGCTATCTGATGAAAGTGAAATTCCGCAGAAAGGGGAAAGGGGAAAGGGAAATGAAACTATCTGTCAAATGTCATAGGACTACTTACAGTTAATGCCAATAGCAACAGCAGCTATCAGCAAAATAGCGTTCAACAGACCCAGACACAGTATAACCAGTCGATCAGATC includes:
- the LOC123979555 gene encoding CD209 antigen-like protein E, with translation MERRVISGGNCDSGFNTLICQEDMTTEEHPYTNFNQDRQQVSTPSMTSWRPTRLAAVSLALLAAVLLIVDISLGVHYNNLKDTHLKLDDTERISNEMIKLQDNYKAAIKNMTGYKKQLDSEMSRQKPTNWELEHQTKRSQDYQVQIVKMTEDIASLRSHIPMINDGCRHCPPGWILMNSLCYYFSFSDYTGLKTWQKARDFCQMHGGDLAVIDTKDKENSTVNHLRHNEDPSKHMGFWIGLRDVHEEGTWRWLDGTRLVEGYWKDGEPNDVNSEDCATVYPKENFFKAWNDNSCEVKHKWICEKAPTSMS